One stretch of Streptomyces hygroscopicus DNA includes these proteins:
- a CDS encoding sulfurase: MLQTPAVLTVNLGRATPTDYSDCPTGTGIDKRPVERPVRVAAPGPKGQGGSGLSGDSVCDTRHHGGDDQAVYAYAREDLDVWEQELGRELANGVFGENLTTSGIDVSGALIGERWRVGSELLLEVTSPRIPCRTFAGWLGERGWVKRFTQAAVPGAYLRVLEPGEVRSGDPVEIVHRPDHEVTVAFLFRAETTERELLPRVLVAGDALHPEAREAALKYRSS; the protein is encoded by the coding sequence ATGCTGCAAACTCCAGCCGTTCTCACGGTGAATCTGGGCCGCGCGACGCCGACCGACTACAGCGACTGCCCCACCGGCACCGGTATCGACAAGCGTCCCGTCGAGCGCCCGGTACGGGTCGCGGCCCCGGGGCCGAAGGGCCAGGGTGGCAGCGGTCTGTCCGGTGACTCGGTCTGCGACACCCGCCACCACGGCGGCGACGACCAGGCCGTCTACGCCTACGCCCGCGAGGACCTCGACGTCTGGGAACAGGAGCTGGGCCGCGAGCTGGCCAACGGTGTCTTCGGCGAGAACCTCACCACCAGCGGCATCGACGTCAGCGGCGCCCTCATCGGCGAGCGCTGGCGGGTGGGGAGCGAGCTGCTCCTGGAGGTGACGTCACCGCGGATCCCCTGCCGTACGTTCGCGGGGTGGCTGGGCGAGCGGGGATGGGTCAAGCGGTTCACCCAGGCCGCCGTACCGGGGGCGTATCTGCGGGTGCTCGAACCCGGCGAGGTCCGCTCGGGCGACCCGGTCGAGATCGTGCACCGGCCCGACCACGAGGTGACGGTCGCCTTCCTCTTCCGTGCCGAGACCACGGAGCGGGAGCTGCTGCCGAGGGTGCTGGTGGCGGGCGACGCACTCCATCCGGAGGCGCGGGAGGCCGCCCTCAAGTACCGGTCCAGCTGA
- a CDS encoding regulatory protein, whose product MADFSRLPGPNADLWDWQLLAACRGVDSSLFFHPEGERGAARSAREMSAKEVCMRCPVRAQCAAHALAVREPYGVWGGLTEDEREELMGRARHRAVAGTGAPGA is encoded by the coding sequence ATGGCAGATTTCTCCCGTCTTCCCGGCCCGAATGCCGACCTGTGGGACTGGCAGCTCCTGGCCGCGTGTCGCGGGGTCGACAGCTCGCTCTTCTTCCACCCGGAGGGGGAGCGCGGCGCTGCCCGCAGCGCACGCGAGATGTCGGCGAAAGAGGTGTGCATGCGCTGCCCGGTACGAGCGCAGTGCGCCGCGCACGCCCTCGCCGTACGCGAGCCTTACGGAGTGTGGGGCGGACTGACCGAGGACGAGCGCGAGGAGCTCATGGGGCGGGCACGCCACCGAGCGGTCGCCGGCACCGGGGCCCCCGGAGCCTGA
- a CDS encoding polysaccharide deacetylase — protein sequence MRAPGPKIAYVMMIKTGFPRCLVLVGAAAVLTACGSLGAATEPHTGSRHGVPMPPASLASRLDDPPSPSQPPSGQEPERRPPASSGPGYEGYEGYEGEARDGAFPDAGDASASASPPAAGTSGTGSALSRSAPVGASDAYRRWGLDRPLERPPAPPAVKPALGRSGPQQWGLPPIVRQVPTDQRVVFVTIDDGIEKDPRFVEQARELGLPFTAFLTDNVIGDHYDYFDQLRRLGNPMENHTLTHPSLAGMSYDDQVREICGQRDILWNRFGQQPRLFRPPFGEYDETTLQAAGFCGARTVVLWRAEMETHGLAYRSGDHLLPGDIILAHFRGPEQLEGQSMTEWITALVRAIQAQGFTIGRLEDYV from the coding sequence ATGCGCGCCCCTGGACCGAAGATCGCTTATGTGATGATGATCAAGACTGGTTTTCCTCGCTGTCTGGTTCTCGTCGGCGCGGCAGCCGTGCTCACGGCCTGCGGATCCCTCGGCGCCGCCACCGAGCCGCACACCGGCTCCCGTCACGGTGTTCCCATGCCGCCGGCCTCCCTCGCCTCCCGGCTGGACGACCCGCCGTCGCCCTCGCAGCCGCCGTCCGGACAGGAGCCGGAGCGGCGGCCACCGGCGTCGTCCGGGCCGGGGTACGAGGGGTACGAGGGGTACGAGGGTGAGGCCCGGGACGGCGCGTTCCCGGACGCCGGTGACGCCTCGGCGTCCGCCTCGCCCCCGGCCGCGGGGACGTCCGGCACGGGCTCCGCGCTGTCGCGCTCGGCCCCGGTGGGCGCCTCCGACGCCTACCGCCGCTGGGGGCTGGACCGGCCGCTGGAGCGGCCTCCGGCCCCGCCCGCCGTCAAGCCCGCGCTCGGGCGGTCGGGGCCGCAGCAGTGGGGGCTGCCGCCGATCGTGCGGCAGGTGCCGACCGACCAGCGGGTGGTCTTCGTGACGATCGACGACGGGATCGAGAAGGACCCGCGCTTCGTGGAACAGGCCCGCGAGCTCGGGCTGCCGTTCACCGCGTTCCTTACCGACAACGTGATCGGGGACCACTACGACTACTTCGACCAGTTGCGCCGGCTCGGCAACCCCATGGAGAACCACACCCTCACCCACCCCAGCCTGGCCGGTATGTCCTACGACGACCAGGTGCGGGAGATCTGCGGCCAGCGGGACATCCTGTGGAACCGCTTCGGTCAACAGCCGCGCCTCTTCCGTCCCCCTTTCGGGGAGTACGACGAGACGACGCTGCAGGCGGCGGGCTTCTGCGGCGCGCGGACCGTGGTGCTGTGGCGCGCCGAGATGGAGACCCACGGGCTGGCCTACCGCTCCGGCGACCATCTGCTGCCGGGGGACATCATCCTCGCGCACTTCCGGGGGCCGGAGCAGCTTGAGGGGCAGTCGATGACCGAGTGGATCACAGCGCTGGTGCGGGCGATCCAGGCCCAGGGCTTCACGATCGGGCGGCTGGAGGACTATGTGTGA
- a CDS encoding molecular chaperone GroES codes for MTTTSSKVAIKPLEDRIVVQPLDAEQTTASGLVIPDTAKEKPQEGVVLAVGPGRFEDGKRLPLDVSVGDVVLYSKYGGTEVKYSGEEYLVLSARDVLAIVEK; via the coding sequence GTGACGACCACCAGCTCCAAGGTTGCCATCAAGCCGCTCGAGGACCGCATTGTGGTCCAGCCGCTCGACGCCGAACAGACCACGGCCTCGGGCCTGGTCATTCCGGACACCGCCAAGGAAAAGCCCCAGGAGGGCGTCGTCCTGGCCGTGGGCCCGGGCCGCTTCGAGGACGGCAAGCGCCTTCCGCTCGACGTCTCCGTCGGTGACGTCGTGCTCTACAGCAAGTACGGCGGCACCGAGGTGAAGTACAGCGGCGAGGAGTACCTCGTCCTCTCGGCTCGCGACGTCCTCGCGATCGTCGAGAAGTAA
- a CDS encoding transcriptional regulator yields the protein MLGGMIEARHLRVLRAVAATGSFSAAARELGCTQPAVSQQMKALEGAAGTPLLIRSGREMRLTEAGRALVRHATGILAGLTAAEEEVAAIAGLRAGRVRLVSFPSGSSTLVPMALAEMRAAHPGTRVSLVEAEPPGSVEMLRAGDCEIALAFRYPQMSEEASGGAEWDDLVLRPLLNDRLVGVVPEGHKLAGAGAVGIAELAGEPWIAGCPRCRGHLVEVCESEGFTPRIDFATDDYPTVVGLVGAGLGVAVLPELALESVRAKGATTLEVEPAVRREVVALTLPDLARVPAVAATLDRLEQAARR from the coding sequence ATGCTCGGAGGCATGATCGAGGCCCGCCATCTCAGGGTGCTGCGCGCGGTGGCCGCCACCGGTTCCTTCTCCGCCGCCGCCCGCGAGCTGGGCTGCACCCAGCCTGCCGTCAGCCAGCAGATGAAGGCCCTGGAGGGCGCCGCGGGCACCCCGTTGCTGATCCGCAGCGGGCGGGAGATGCGGCTGACCGAGGCGGGCCGGGCGCTGGTGCGGCATGCCACCGGGATCCTGGCCGGGCTGACCGCCGCCGAGGAGGAGGTCGCGGCGATCGCCGGGCTGCGGGCGGGCCGGGTGCGGCTGGTGTCCTTCCCCAGTGGCAGCTCGACCCTGGTGCCCATGGCGCTCGCCGAGATGCGCGCGGCGCATCCGGGGACCCGGGTCTCGCTGGTGGAGGCCGAGCCGCCGGGCTCGGTGGAGATGCTGCGCGCGGGCGACTGCGAGATCGCGCTGGCCTTCCGGTATCCGCAGATGAGCGAGGAGGCTTCGGGCGGTGCCGAGTGGGACGACCTGGTCCTGCGGCCGCTGCTGAACGACCGGCTGGTGGGCGTGGTGCCGGAGGGGCACAAGCTCGCGGGCGCCGGGGCGGTGGGGATCGCCGAGCTGGCCGGGGAGCCGTGGATCGCGGGCTGTCCGCGCTGCCGGGGGCATCTGGTGGAGGTGTGCGAATCCGAGGGGTTCACGCCGCGGATCGACTTCGCGACGGACGACTATCCGACGGTCGTCGGCCTGGTCGGGGCCGGGCTGGGGGTCGCGGTGCTGCCCGAGCTGGCGCTGGAGTCCGTACGTGCCAAGGGCGCCACGACGCTGGAGGTGGAACCCGCGGTGCGCCGGGAAGTGGTGGCGCTGACCCTGCCCGACCTCGCCCGCGTCCCGGCGGTGGCGGCGACGCTGGACCGGCTGGAGCAGGCGGCCCGCAGGTGA
- a CDS encoding DNA-binding protein — protein MREHAGLTIQEAADRLGTNRSHVTNMELARFGVSEERVRTLAANYACPDKAYVDALVAMATERKRGWWEEYRGTLGAAGLDLAELEYFATSLRVVELMHIPGLLQTEDYARSVLSTAVPGWSATELRRRLSHRMKRRDILDRDEPPPCTFIIHETALRVRFGDRRVLCAQLDRLLESSDRPNVSVRVVPIAAGGFHVAGISVTYATGPVPQLDTVQLDVAQDAAFLDGESQLLNYRAVMDRTEELALSEKESRDFIRETVQHM, from the coding sequence ATGCGCGAGCACGCGGGTCTCACCATCCAGGAAGCGGCCGACCGGCTGGGCACCAACCGCTCGCATGTCACCAACATGGAGCTGGCACGGTTCGGCGTCAGCGAAGAGCGCGTACGCACACTCGCCGCCAACTACGCCTGCCCGGACAAGGCATACGTCGACGCGCTGGTAGCGATGGCGACCGAGCGCAAGCGTGGCTGGTGGGAGGAGTACCGGGGGACACTCGGCGCCGCCGGTCTCGATCTGGCGGAATTGGAGTACTTCGCCACGAGCCTGCGCGTGGTCGAGCTGATGCACATCCCTGGACTCCTCCAGACCGAGGACTATGCCCGGTCGGTACTGAGCACGGCCGTACCCGGCTGGTCTGCCACAGAGCTCCGCCGAAGACTCTCCCACCGTATGAAGCGCCGGGACATCCTGGACCGGGACGAGCCTCCACCCTGCACATTCATCATCCACGAGACCGCGCTCCGCGTACGGTTCGGCGATCGGCGCGTGCTGTGCGCGCAGCTCGACAGACTGCTGGAGTCCTCGGACCGCCCGAACGTCTCCGTTCGGGTCGTCCCGATCGCGGCCGGAGGATTCCATGTCGCCGGTATCTCCGTCACCTACGCCACAGGTCCGGTGCCGCAGTTGGATACCGTTCAACTCGACGTCGCGCAGGACGCGGCGTTCCTCGACGGGGAGTCCCAGCTTCTGAACTACCGGGCGGTCATGGACCGGACCGAAGAGCTGGCGTTGTCAGAGAAGGAGTCACGTGACTTCATCCGCGAGACCGTTCAACACATGTGA
- a CDS encoding putative Two-component system response regulator — protein sequence MTSVLVCDDSPLAREALRRAVATVPGVERVTTAANGEEVLRRWGADRSDLILMDVRMPGLGGVETVRRLLSADPGARIIMLTVAEDLDGVALAVAAGARGYLHKDASRAELRATVTQALADPTWRLAPRRLRSAEMGAAPTLTAREIQVLEGMSHGRSNAEIGRELFLSEDTVKTHARRLFKKLGASDRAHAVALGFRWGLVR from the coding sequence ATGACATCCGTCCTCGTCTGCGACGACTCCCCGCTTGCCCGAGAGGCGCTGCGCCGTGCGGTGGCGACCGTGCCCGGCGTCGAGCGTGTGACGACGGCGGCCAACGGCGAGGAAGTCCTCCGCCGCTGGGGCGCCGACCGCTCGGATCTGATTCTGATGGACGTACGGATGCCCGGTCTCGGCGGAGTCGAGACCGTGCGGCGGCTGCTCTCCGCCGACCCGGGCGCCCGGATCATCATGCTCACGGTCGCCGAGGACCTCGACGGCGTCGCGCTGGCCGTGGCCGCCGGCGCCCGTGGCTATCTGCACAAGGACGCCTCGCGCGCCGAGTTGCGCGCCACCGTGACACAGGCGCTCGCCGACCCCACCTGGCGGCTGGCCCCGCGCCGGCTGCGCTCGGCCGAGATGGGCGCCGCGCCCACCCTCACCGCGCGGGAGATCCAGGTGCTCGAGGGCATGAGCCATGGCCGCTCCAATGCGGAGATCGGCCGTGAGCTGTTCCTGTCCGAGGACACGGTCAAGACGCACGCACGCCGGCTGTTCAAGAAGCTCGGCGCGTCCGACCGGGCCCATGCGGTGGCCCTCGGGTTCCGCTGGGGTCTGGTCCGCTGA
- a CDS encoding RNA polymerase sigma factor SigD yields the protein MPRNDENPGAAKGAPGGTGPIGALVGRAVEGDEQATHDLLALVHPLALRYCRTRLSRLPGDARHFVDDLAQEVCLAVLCALPRYRDTGKPFEAFVVAIASHKVADLQRAAMRHPGSTAVPSDEMPEQPDDSLGPEERALLSSDAEWAKKLLANLPENQRELVLLRVAVGLTAEETGQMLGMSPGAVRVAQHRALSRLRALAEQ from the coding sequence ATGCCGCGTAACGACGAGAACCCAGGAGCCGCCAAGGGCGCTCCCGGGGGCACGGGGCCGATCGGCGCCCTCGTCGGGCGCGCCGTCGAAGGGGACGAGCAGGCCACTCATGACCTGCTGGCCCTGGTCCATCCGCTGGCCCTGCGGTACTGCCGCACGAGGCTGTCCCGACTTCCGGGTGATGCCCGCCACTTCGTGGACGACCTCGCGCAGGAGGTCTGTCTCGCGGTGCTGTGCGCGCTGCCGCGCTACCGGGACACCGGAAAGCCCTTCGAGGCGTTCGTCGTGGCCATCGCCTCCCACAAGGTCGCCGATCTGCAGCGGGCCGCCATGCGCCACCCGGGCTCCACGGCCGTCCCCTCGGACGAGATGCCGGAGCAGCCGGACGATTCGCTGGGGCCCGAGGAGCGGGCGCTGCTCAGCAGCGACGCGGAATGGGCCAAGAAGCTCCTGGCCAACCTTCCGGAGAATCAGCGCGAGCTGGTGCTGCTGAGGGTCGCGGTCGGGCTGACGGCGGAGGAGACCGGCCAGATGCTCGGCATGTCCCCCGGAGCGGTGCGGGTCGCCCAGCACCGGGCCCTGAGCAGGCTGCGCGCGCTCGCCGAGCAGTGA
- a CDS encoding molecular chaperone GroEL encodes MAKILKFDEDARRALERGVNKLADTVKVTIGPRGRNVVIDKKFGAPTITNDGVTIAREVEVEDPYENLGAQLVKEVATKTNDIAGDGTTTATVLAQALVREGLKNVAAGASPAALKKGIDAAVKAVSDDLLATARPIDEKSDIAAVAALSAQDKQVGELIAEAMDKVGKDGVITVEESNTFGLELDFTEGMAFDKGYLSPYMVTDQERMEAVLEDPYILIHQGKIASIQDLLPLLEKIIQANASKPLLIIAEDVEGEALSTLVVNKIRGTFNAVAVKAPGFGDRRKAMLGDIATLTGGTVIAEEVGLKLDQVGLDVLGTARRVTVTKDDTTIVDGGGKSDEVTGRVNQIKAEIEATDSDWDREKLQERLAKLAGGVCVIRVGAATEVELKEKKHRLEDAISATRAAVEEGIVSGGGSALVHAAKVLENSLGLEGDEATGVAVVRRAAVEPLRWIAENAGLEGYVITSKVAELEKGHGYNAATEEYGDLVKAGVIDPVKVTRSALENAASIASLLLTTETLVVEKPAEDEADAGGHGHGHAH; translated from the coding sequence ATGGCGAAGATCCTGAAGTTCGACGAGGACGCCCGTCGCGCCCTCGAGCGTGGCGTCAACAAGCTTGCGGACACCGTCAAGGTGACGATCGGCCCCCGTGGCCGCAACGTCGTCATCGACAAGAAGTTCGGTGCTCCGACCATCACCAACGACGGTGTCACGATCGCCCGCGAGGTCGAGGTCGAGGACCCGTACGAGAACCTGGGCGCCCAGCTCGTCAAGGAGGTGGCGACCAAGACCAACGACATCGCGGGTGACGGCACCACCACCGCGACCGTGCTGGCCCAGGCCCTGGTCCGCGAGGGCCTGAAGAACGTGGCCGCGGGCGCCTCCCCGGCCGCCCTCAAGAAGGGCATCGACGCGGCGGTCAAGGCCGTCTCGGACGACCTGCTGGCCACCGCCCGCCCGATCGACGAGAAGTCCGACATCGCCGCCGTGGCCGCGCTGTCCGCGCAGGACAAGCAGGTCGGCGAGCTGATCGCCGAGGCGATGGACAAGGTCGGCAAGGACGGTGTCATCACCGTCGAGGAGTCCAACACCTTCGGCCTGGAGCTCGACTTCACCGAGGGCATGGCCTTCGACAAGGGCTACCTCTCGCCGTACATGGTCACCGACCAGGAGCGGATGGAGGCCGTCCTCGAGGACCCGTACATCCTGATCCACCAGGGCAAGATCGCCTCGATCCAGGACCTGCTGCCGCTCCTGGAGAAGATCATCCAGGCCAACGCCAGCAAGCCGCTGCTGATCATCGCCGAGGACGTGGAGGGCGAGGCCCTCTCGACCCTCGTCGTCAACAAGATCCGCGGCACCTTCAACGCCGTCGCGGTGAAGGCCCCGGGCTTCGGTGACCGCCGTAAGGCCATGCTCGGCGACATCGCCACCCTTACGGGCGGCACCGTCATCGCCGAAGAGGTCGGCCTCAAGCTGGACCAGGTCGGTCTGGACGTGCTGGGCACCGCCCGCCGCGTGACCGTCACCAAGGACGACACCACGATCGTCGACGGTGGCGGCAAGAGCGACGAGGTCACCGGCCGCGTCAACCAGATCAAGGCCGAGATCGAGGCCACGGACTCCGACTGGGACCGCGAGAAGCTGCAGGAGCGGCTCGCGAAGCTGGCCGGCGGCGTGTGCGTGATCCGCGTGGGCGCGGCCACCGAGGTCGAGCTCAAGGAGAAGAAGCACCGCCTGGAGGACGCCATCTCCGCGACCCGCGCCGCGGTCGAGGAGGGCATCGTCTCCGGTGGTGGCTCCGCGCTGGTCCACGCCGCGAAGGTGCTGGAGAACAGCCTGGGCCTGGAGGGCGACGAGGCCACCGGTGTCGCGGTCGTCCGCCGCGCCGCGGTCGAGCCGCTGCGCTGGATCGCCGAGAACGCCGGTCTCGAGGGCTACGTCATCACCTCGAAGGTCGCCGAGCTCGAGAAGGGCCACGGCTACAACGCGGCCACCGAGGAGTACGGCGACCTGGTGAAGGCCGGCGTCATCGACCCGGTCAAGGTCACCCGCTCCGCGCTGGAGAACGCGGCGTCGATCGCCTCGCTGCTGCTCACCACCGAGACGCTGGTGGTCGAGAAGCCGGCCGAGGATGAGGCTGACGCCGGGGGCCACGGTCACGGTCACGCGCACTGA
- a CDS encoding transferase, producing MTASATESGAKRTFTVRAGEASGDRIRLSVYDMLIGPIYTPRAFFYRETLDGEALRASLARTLRNFPILSGRMKRDPDGGLSVLCDDGGVRFVEAYASEPMPDYGPRHTAKKGLERHLSHAMPFWVVDHDTPLFTVKLTHMKDGGSILGLTMNHAVADGSSYMSFLESWVNEHRGLGYAKPSHDRGVIDTLGASATGDTRTGGAHFTVTGRAQKAAFIGRALMGSLGNVTTVTTRFTAAELATMKDAAMADLAGTEQWVSTNDALTAHLWKVLGELRDRPDASEERLGLIADFRSFTGEAIPDDYWGNAVTNTRPGMTAAELRARPLGEVAAAVRASHAMNTEERIREETAFLRAERDAGRFKRVMNTMALDAFDSTIAINNWSKLPFYRIDFGQGAPFWYDFTSIPIPSTVHIAPTPADQNGARDVHMALPRTQVRALQEPSWASRFHRYAESGETFPLTFMDAKAKR from the coding sequence ATGACGGCATCCGCCACCGAGAGCGGCGCCAAGCGAACGTTCACCGTGCGCGCCGGAGAAGCGAGCGGTGACCGCATACGGCTGAGCGTCTACGACATGCTCATCGGTCCGATCTATACACCGCGCGCCTTTTTCTACCGGGAGACGCTCGACGGCGAGGCGCTCCGTGCCTCCCTCGCCAGGACATTGCGCAACTTCCCGATCCTTTCCGGCCGCATGAAGAGGGATCCCGACGGCGGCCTCAGTGTGCTCTGCGACGACGGCGGTGTGCGCTTCGTCGAGGCATACGCATCCGAGCCCATGCCGGACTACGGGCCTCGTCATACGGCGAAAAAGGGGCTGGAGCGCCATCTCAGTCACGCCATGCCGTTCTGGGTGGTTGACCACGATACGCCGCTTTTCACGGTGAAGCTCACTCATATGAAGGACGGGGGCTCCATCCTGGGCCTCACGATGAACCACGCCGTGGCCGACGGGTCCAGCTATATGAGCTTCCTGGAGAGCTGGGTGAACGAGCACCGGGGCCTCGGATACGCCAAACCCAGCCACGACCGCGGCGTCATCGACACGCTCGGCGCGTCGGCCACAGGTGACACCCGTACGGGCGGCGCCCATTTCACGGTCACCGGGCGAGCCCAGAAGGCCGCCTTCATCGGCCGCGCCCTGATGGGCAGCCTCGGCAACGTGACGACGGTGACCACCCGCTTCACGGCCGCCGAACTGGCCACGATGAAGGACGCCGCGATGGCCGACCTCGCGGGCACGGAGCAGTGGGTGTCGACCAATGACGCGCTGACCGCCCATCTGTGGAAAGTGCTCGGCGAATTGCGTGACCGTCCCGACGCGAGCGAGGAAAGGCTCGGCCTCATCGCCGACTTCCGTTCGTTCACCGGCGAAGCCATACCGGATGACTACTGGGGCAACGCCGTCACCAACACCCGGCCCGGAATGACCGCGGCCGAACTGCGCGCCCGCCCTCTCGGCGAGGTCGCCGCGGCGGTCCGCGCGAGCCATGCCATGAACACGGAGGAGAGGATCCGCGAGGAAACGGCGTTCCTCCGCGCCGAACGCGATGCGGGGCGCTTCAAGCGCGTCATGAACACCATGGCCCTGGACGCGTTCGACAGCACCATCGCGATCAACAACTGGTCGAAACTCCCCTTCTACCGCATCGATTTCGGCCAGGGCGCCCCCTTCTGGTACGACTTCACCTCGATCCCCATTCCCTCGACCGTGCACATAGCGCCGACCCCTGCCGACCAGAACGGCGCCCGCGATGTACACATGGCACTGCCCCGCACCCAGGTCCGGGCCCTTCAGGAGCCGTCCTGGGCGAGCCGGTTCCACCGTTACGCGGAGTCCGGCGAGACATTTCCACTGACTTTCATGGACGCCAAAGCCAAGCGGTGA
- a CDS encoding methyltransferase yields the protein MGHVDVDAFDSLLGDEGQALLSGLRDYDPAKELATATRLRRDHPPALVSAALTQATLRQRAVAKFGPEDAHRMYFTPNGVEQSTRTSVAAYRAARFAEFGVRRMADLCCGIGGDAIALARTGISVLAVDRDPLTCAVARANAQALGLAELIEIRCADVTDIDTRPFDAVFVDPARRGGRGRVFDPEAYSPPLSWAIEAARTTPRAALKIAPGVPHEAVPEDAEAEWISDHGQVKEAVLWFGTARPGLRRATLLPSAHSLVGTPHLPAPEPGPVGRWLYEPDGAVIRAHLVADVAARVGGRLIDPTIAYITTDELRPTPFATAYEITDVLPFNLKRLKALLREREVGIATIKKRGSAVEPEQLRKKLRLEGGNACTIVLTRSKGSPTMLLGHPA from the coding sequence ATGGGCCATGTGGACGTTGACGCCTTCGACTCACTGCTCGGCGACGAGGGGCAGGCACTGCTCTCCGGGCTCCGCGACTACGACCCGGCGAAGGAGCTCGCCACCGCGACGCGGCTGCGCCGGGACCACCCCCCGGCGCTGGTCTCGGCGGCCCTGACCCAGGCCACGCTGCGGCAGCGGGCGGTGGCCAAATTCGGCCCCGAGGACGCGCACCGCATGTACTTCACGCCGAACGGCGTCGAGCAGTCCACCCGCACCTCCGTCGCCGCGTATCGCGCCGCCCGCTTCGCGGAGTTCGGCGTCCGCCGCATGGCCGATCTGTGCTGCGGCATCGGCGGCGACGCGATCGCGCTCGCCCGCACCGGGATCTCCGTACTCGCCGTCGATCGCGACCCGCTGACCTGTGCCGTCGCCCGCGCCAACGCCCAGGCGCTCGGCCTGGCCGAACTCATCGAGATCCGCTGCGCCGATGTCACCGACATCGACACCCGGCCCTTCGACGCGGTCTTCGTCGACCCGGCCCGGCGCGGCGGCCGGGGCCGCGTCTTCGACCCCGAGGCGTACTCCCCGCCCCTCTCCTGGGCCATCGAAGCCGCCCGCACCACCCCGCGCGCCGCCCTCAAGATCGCCCCCGGCGTGCCGCACGAGGCGGTCCCCGAGGACGCGGAGGCCGAGTGGATCTCGGACCACGGCCAGGTGAAGGAGGCCGTCCTGTGGTTCGGCACCGCCCGCCCCGGGCTGCGCCGCGCCACCCTTCTGCCGAGTGCCCACTCCCTCGTCGGCACCCCGCACCTTCCCGCCCCCGAGCCCGGCCCGGTCGGCCGCTGGCTCTACGAGCCGGACGGGGCCGTCATCCGCGCCCATCTCGTCGCCGATGTCGCGGCCCGCGTCGGCGGCCGGCTGATCGACCCGACGATCGCCTACATCACGACGGACGAGCTGCGCCCGACGCCGTTCGCCACCGCGTACGAGATCACGGATGTGCTGCCGTTCAACCTGAAGAGACTCAAGGCGCTGCTGCGGGAGCGGGAGGTCGGCATCGCCACCATCAAGAAGCGCGGTTCGGCGGTCGAGCCGGAGCAGCTCCGCAAGAAGCTGCGGCTCGAGGGCGGAAACGCCTGCACCATCGTGCTGACGCGCTCGAAGGGCTCCCCCACGATGCTCCTGGGGCACCCCGCCTAA
- a CDS encoding short-chain dehydrogenase, with amino-acid sequence MTTALITGTTAGIGAAFAGRLAADGHNLVLVARDEKRLREQAADLHDRHGVEADVLVADLSEDDGIAAVEARLRDRTHPVDLLVNNAGFGNRDRYLEVPITDELRMLKLHCEAVLRLTSAGAETMRSRGRGGVINVASIAAFFPRGTYGASKAWVVQFTQGAAKDLASAGVRLMALCPGFVRTEFHARAGIKRESVPSWMWLDADRLVTAALKDFARGKSLSIPDPRYKAMTSLAKLAPRSALSTLSSKVGRPPAKA; translated from the coding sequence ATGACGACTGCATTGATTACCGGAACCACCGCGGGCATCGGGGCCGCCTTCGCGGGCCGGCTCGCCGCCGACGGGCACAATCTGGTGCTCGTCGCACGCGACGAGAAGCGGCTGCGGGAGCAGGCGGCGGATCTGCACGACCGGCACGGCGTGGAGGCCGATGTGCTGGTGGCGGACCTGTCCGAGGATGACGGAATCGCCGCGGTCGAGGCCCGCCTCAGGGACCGCACCCACCCGGTCGATCTGCTCGTCAACAACGCCGGTTTCGGCAACCGCGACCGCTATCTGGAGGTGCCGATCACCGATGAACTGCGGATGCTGAAGCTGCACTGCGAGGCGGTGCTGCGACTGACCAGCGCGGGCGCCGAAACGATGCGCAGCCGCGGCCGCGGCGGGGTGATCAACGTGGCCTCGATCGCGGCCTTCTTCCCGCGCGGCACCTACGGGGCGAGCAAGGCGTGGGTCGTGCAGTTCACACAGGGCGCGGCAAAGGACCTGGCGAGCGCGGGCGTACGGCTGATGGCGCTGTGCCCGGGGTTCGTCCGTACGGAGTTCCACGCGCGAGCGGGAATCAAGCGGGAGAGCGTGCCGAGCTGGATGTGGCTGGACGCCGACCGGCTGGTCACGGCGGCCCTGAAGGATTTCGCCCGGGGCAAGTCGCTGTCCATCCCGGACCCGCGCTACAAGGCGATGACAAGCCTGGCCAAGCTGGCCCCACGCTCGGCCCTCTCCACCCTCTCCTCCAAGGTCGGCCGCCCTCCGGCGAAGGCATAG